The DNA sequence AGATTCTTCCAGCTCGCGGCCATTTTTTTGGCGTCCTCCATCACATCCGCCGGAACGTTGCGGAACGGAGGGCGGAGTGGTCCGGGAGCGCAATAGCCCGCTTCATTCATGGCAAGTTTGGCAGAATTTTCCCTCCAATGAAGGTCACCGCCGCTGCGTGTTCTACCGGCTGCCTCCATGTCCAGGCAGATTTGCTTCGCGGTTTCCCAATCGCCGGCCCGGCAGGCGTCGCGGAGGTGCAGCACCGGCCATGGCCCGAGCCAGGCGTTGATCGACCAGCAGCCGGCCGCGCCCATCATGGCGAACGGATAGCTCTGCGTCTGGTTACACAGTACGCTGATTTTCCCCTTCACGATGTTCATGAGCTGGATGAATTGCAGCGGCGTGCGATGGCTGTCTTTCATCGCGACGATGTTGGAGCGCGTGACCAATTTTTCGAACGCGGCGACTGGAAGTGTCACGTGATGCAGCGGCGGATTGTGATAAATCACGATGCCGAGGTTGGGAAAGGCCTCGGCGATGTCGAGGTAAAATTGCACCGCGTTGTCCACAGTCGAGGGAAAGTAGAACGGCACGCCGCAGAGCACGCCGTCGGCGCCGGCCGCGGCGGCGAATTTCATTTTCTGCAGTGTCTCCCGCGTATTCAAGCTGGTGCAGCCGATGATCACGGGCACGCGCTTCCGCGCGGCGGCGATCGTCGCCTCGGCGAGCTTTTTCTGTTCTTCCCAGAGAAGCGTGTGGCATTCGCCGAAGCTGCCCATCGTCGCGATTACGTCCACGCCGTCGCGAATGATCGCGTCCACCGCACGTTCGAGTTCCGGCGTATTCACCGTATCGGTCGCGGTCGTAGACGCGCCGTCCGGTGTCGTGAACGCCGGCATCATCGTCATCACGCCCTTCATGTCCTGTGCTCGCAGCATAAGTTATCCCTCCTTGTTCATGTAGGGGCGGGTTTTAAACCCGCCCCTACTATCTATCAATTCACGGCCGCGGCGCAAACGGGTCGGCGTCTTTGGTCGTGGCGAGACGAAAAAGCATGACCAAGACTCCAATCGTGATGAAACTGTCGGCGACGTTGAACGCCGGCCAGTGATAGCCGGACCAGTAAAAATCGAGGAAGTCGATCACCTCGCCGTAAATCAGCCGGTCGATCAGATTCCCCGCGGCGCCGCCGAGAATGAAGGCGAGCGCGATGGTAAGCGTTTTTTCGTTCTCCGAAAGACGCCGCAGCATGACGAGGATAAAGCCGATGGC is a window from the Candidatus Binatia bacterium genome containing:
- a CDS encoding dihydrodipicolinate synthase family protein; its protein translation is MLRAQDMKGVMTMMPAFTTPDGASTTATDTVNTPELERAVDAIIRDGVDVIATMGSFGECHTLLWEEQKKLAEATIAAARKRVPVIIGCTSLNTRETLQKMKFAAAAGADGVLCGVPFYFPSTVDNAVQFYLDIAEAFPNLGIVIYHNPPLHHVTLPVAAFEKLVTRSNIVAMKDSHRTPLQFIQLMNIVKGKISVLCNQTQSYPFAMMGAAGCWSINAWLGPWPVLHLRDACRAGDWETAKQICLDMEAAGRTRSGGDLHWRENSAKLAMNEAGYCAPGPLRPPFRNVPADVMEDAKKMAASWKNL
- the lspA gene encoding signal peptidase II, which produces MSSKTKLVVKVLIAIVLLDQATKIIVDRTMPLHHSIPVIKNLFSLTYIRNTGAAFGILADSHEFFRLTFLIAFSLAAIGFILVMLRRLSENEKTLTIALAFILGGAAGNLIDRLIYGEVIDFLDFYWSGYHWPAFNVADSFITIGVLVMLFRLATTKDADPFAPRP